From Anaerohalosphaera lusitana, one genomic window encodes:
- a CDS encoding glycoside hydrolase domain-containing protein, with translation MAKGLSAFILAVIWSIVLCSANLSAANKLYDTLEEKWDPEALGNHRAVVTVDKAAEIAAVRIEWRRPDTEPENKGIIVIDERTGKAIDNVLAVSVNREAGKFLFQPRSGEGRYFFYYMPYELTGTYYPKVEYNEPDYGSHGDWLKDAALDQDQLNKLFEQSPKAEVIRIESINEFSDFVPMEMIATTAETEELISQNLQKDFLLFPESRLNPIRMKHDLPLKWIEPGPSNIFQGNARKGEFYVFQIGLFAARKSVDRVQVEFSGLMDPTNEKAVPATAFSSFNTGGISWDGSRFAKNISVEKGDIQPLWIGVQIPKDIEAGTYNSDITVKAGGESQSMELELEVSSETAPNAGDDEPWLQSRLRWLNSRIALDDEIFEPYKPVSVDGRTVSILGRKMTIADDGLLASIDSHFTPEVTGISTEATKVLDKPLKLVLENQDANIMQLESSDITIDKVGPGTVKWTAASSAGPLEVICNAVAEFDGFVGYSLEISSSETVSLKDIRLQIPMSPTASKYMMGLGRKGGFAPDEYSWKWAVEKNQDGAWIGGVNAGLQFSLRDENYRRPLNTNFYQLNPLLMPKSWDNDGKGGCELRRDDDGGITVTAYSGPRTIQPGEKLYYNFNLLITPFKPIDMRSVWNTRFYHSYKPIDQIAEVGANTVNIHHATPINPYINYPFIRPEQMKDYIDQAHKRDMRVKIYYTVRELANRAAELFALRSLGDEIFSSGPGGGYSWLQEHLREDYIAGWYVDRYRDASVVNSGTSRWHNYYLEGLNWLTKNVGIDGIYIDDLAFDRTVMKRLRKILERNRPDPMIDLHSANQFNPRDGFANSANLYLEHFPYIDRLWFGEYFEYDLGPDYWLVEVSGIPFGLTGEMLQDGGNPWRGMIYGMTARAPRNEYPKRLWKVWDEFGIQDSRMLGYWSDNCPVRTSRPDVAVSAFVKEGETMIALASWADEDVKVQLQIDWDELGLDKDRSKLYAKTIEGFQPQKVFRPDEAITVPAGKGWLLGIRE, from the coding sequence ATGGCGAAGGGCCTGTCAGCATTCATTCTAGCAGTAATTTGGAGTATTGTTTTGTGTTCAGCAAATCTTTCGGCGGCAAACAAGCTGTATGACACACTAGAAGAAAAGTGGGACCCCGAGGCATTGGGCAATCATCGGGCTGTTGTCACTGTTGATAAAGCTGCCGAGATCGCGGCAGTAAGGATCGAATGGCGTCGTCCGGACACCGAGCCGGAAAACAAGGGCATCATCGTCATCGATGAACGGACCGGCAAGGCGATCGACAATGTACTCGCGGTCAGCGTCAACCGGGAAGCCGGCAAATTCCTGTTTCAGCCTCGCTCCGGCGAAGGCAGGTATTTTTTCTACTACATGCCCTACGAACTGACCGGAACATACTATCCTAAGGTAGAGTACAACGAGCCCGATTATGGCAGTCATGGGGACTGGCTCAAGGATGCAGCACTTGACCAGGACCAGTTAAATAAACTGTTTGAACAGAGCCCAAAAGCCGAAGTGATTCGGATCGAATCCATCAACGAATTCAGCGATTTCGTTCCCATGGAGATGATCGCCACTACCGCTGAGACCGAAGAACTGATTTCGCAGAACCTCCAAAAAGACTTCCTCCTGTTTCCTGAAAGCAGGCTCAATCCCATCAGAATGAAGCACGATCTGCCGTTGAAGTGGATCGAACCAGGCCCTTCCAACATCTTCCAGGGCAACGCCCGCAAGGGGGAGTTTTACGTTTTTCAGATAGGACTTTTTGCGGCACGTAAATCTGTCGATAGGGTGCAGGTTGAGTTCAGCGGATTGATGGATCCGACAAACGAAAAAGCTGTCCCCGCAACTGCATTCAGCAGTTTCAACACAGGCGGCATCAGTTGGGACGGCAGCAGATTTGCTAAGAATATTTCAGTTGAAAAAGGGGACATTCAGCCCCTGTGGATCGGTGTTCAGATACCCAAGGACATCGAGGCTGGAACATATAACAGTGACATTACGGTAAAGGCTGGCGGAGAATCACAAAGCATGGAACTTGAGCTGGAGGTTTCTTCCGAGACCGCGCCGAATGCCGGCGACGACGAACCATGGCTGCAGTCCAGACTGAGATGGCTTAACAGCAGAATAGCGTTGGACGACGAAATATTCGAACCTTACAAGCCAGTTTCAGTTGACGGCAGAACAGTCAGTATCCTGGGCCGCAAGATGACGATCGCGGATGACGGCTTACTCGCTTCGATAGACAGTCACTTCACACCAGAGGTCACTGGCATATCGACTGAAGCGACCAAAGTGCTCGATAAGCCGCTCAAACTGGTCCTGGAAAACCAGGACGCCAATATTATGCAGCTCGAAAGCTCTGATATCACGATAGATAAAGTTGGCCCTGGAACCGTTAAATGGACGGCTGCGAGCTCTGCAGGCCCTCTGGAGGTCATTTGCAATGCTGTCGCCGAATTCGACGGCTTCGTCGGATACAGCCTCGAGATATCCAGCAGCGAGACGGTAAGTCTAAAAGACATAAGACTGCAAATCCCCATGTCGCCCACAGCGAGCAAGTATATGATGGGCCTGGGTCGAAAGGGCGGCTTTGCACCGGATGAGTACAGTTGGAAGTGGGCGGTCGAAAAGAATCAGGACGGAGCCTGGATCGGCGGCGTCAATGCGGGGCTTCAGTTTTCGCTCAGGGATGAAAACTATCGCAGGCCGTTGAACACCAATTTCTATCAATTGAATCCTCTGCTCATGCCCAAAAGCTGGGACAACGACGGCAAGGGCGGTTGCGAACTGAGACGCGATGACGACGGCGGAATAACCGTGACAGCTTACAGCGGGCCTCGGACGATCCAGCCGGGCGAAAAACTTTACTATAACTTCAATTTGCTGATCACGCCTTTCAAACCGATCGACATGAGATCGGTATGGAACACGCGATTCTACCATTCATACAAACCCATCGACCAGATCGCCGAAGTAGGCGCAAACACCGTCAACATTCACCACGCCACGCCCATAAACCCATACATCAATTATCCGTTCATTCGTCCCGAGCAGATGAAGGACTATATCGATCAGGCCCATAAGCGAGACATGCGTGTCAAGATTTATTACACCGTCAGAGAACTGGCCAATCGCGCCGCCGAACTGTTTGCGCTTCGAAGTTTAGGCGACGAGATATTCTCATCCGGTCCTGGCGGCGGCTACAGTTGGCTGCAGGAGCATTTGCGTGAGGATTACATCGCAGGCTGGTATGTAGACAGATACCGGGACGCGTCAGTGGTCAACAGCGGCACATCACGTTGGCACAATTACTATCTTGAAGGGCTCAACTGGCTGACAAAAAACGTGGGCATCGACGGCATTTATATCGACGATCTGGCGTTTGACCGTACCGTGATGAAACGGCTAAGAAAAATACTCGAGCGAAATCGCCCCGATCCTATGATCGACCTGCATTCAGCGAATCAGTTCAATCCCCGCGACGGTTTCGCAAACAGCGCAAACCTGTACCTCGAACATTTCCCATATATCGACCGCCTGTGGTTCGGCGAGTATTTTGAATACGACCTCGGCCCCGACTACTGGCTGGTGGAAGTCTCTGGAATACCGTTTGGATTGACCGGTGAGATGCTGCAGGATGGCGGCAATCCATGGCGGGGCATGATCTACGGCATGACCGCACGGGCACCAAGGAACGAATATCCTAAACGCCTTTGGAAAGTCTGGGATGAGTTTGGCATTCAGGATTCACGGATGCTCGGCTACTGGTCCGACAACTGCCCGGTACGGACTTCCAGGCCGGATGTTGCAGTAAGTGCGTTTGTCAAGGAAGGCGAAACGATGATCGCACTGGCTAGCTGGGCGGACGAAGATGTCAAAGTCCAGCTTCAGATCGACTGGGATGAACTGGGACTGGACAAAGACAGGTCCAAACTTTATGCGAAAACCATCGAGGGATTCCAGCCCCAGAAGGTCTTCCGCCCTGATGAGGCAATTACGGTTCCCGCTGGCAAAGGCTGGCTGCTCGGCATACGCGAGTAA
- the bioF gene encoding 8-amino-7-oxononanoate synthase, which yields MERFEYLQNQLKDLRLRSRFRQLRPLVNSAAAVAQIAETGQRVVNFSSNNYLSIADHDKIKKEVQQAVSDFGYGSGGSRLICGTSPTHVGIEREFADFLGFEAALLFSSGWAANQAVLKTIPQKGDLVLLDKLDHASIIDGCLAGEADFRTYRKNRLDRLEKLLTESNHQRKFIVTESVFSMDGELAPLEELIRLRDRYNAYLIVDEAHSIGCLGRCGAGLAEQTGVLDKIDILISPLGKAFAASGAIVAGSRPVVDYLVNGARSFIYSTACSPVNCAAILAALEVVRTEPQRRQSLCELASYARSELQKTGFEIGRSETYIIPVILGRDETALKAAAKLLEDGYFVVAIRPPTVPPGSARLRISLQADHTKAQIDGLIESLVAFRTDNHL from the coding sequence ATGGAACGATTCGAATATCTACAAAATCAACTCAAAGACCTGCGATTGCGTTCGCGTTTTCGTCAGTTGAGGCCGTTGGTCAACAGCGCTGCGGCGGTCGCACAGATCGCAGAGACCGGGCAGCGAGTGGTCAATTTCTCGAGTAATAATTATCTATCTATAGCAGATCACGACAAGATAAAAAAGGAAGTTCAGCAGGCAGTATCGGATTTTGGGTACGGCAGCGGGGGATCGCGGCTGATCTGCGGTACGAGCCCGACACATGTTGGGATCGAGAGAGAATTCGCGGATTTTCTTGGTTTCGAAGCTGCACTGCTTTTTTCATCGGGCTGGGCGGCTAATCAGGCGGTGCTGAAGACTATCCCGCAAAAGGGTGATCTGGTTCTTTTGGACAAACTCGACCATGCTTCGATTATAGACGGCTGTCTGGCGGGCGAGGCGGATTTTCGAACTTACCGCAAGAACAGACTCGACCGTCTGGAAAAGCTTCTGACCGAGTCGAACCATCAGAGGAAGTTTATCGTGACCGAATCGGTCTTCTCAATGGACGGTGAGCTCGCGCCTCTGGAGGAACTGATCAGGCTCAGAGACAGGTATAATGCGTATTTGATCGTGGATGAGGCTCATTCCATAGGATGTCTGGGCCGGTGCGGTGCGGGACTTGCCGAGCAGACCGGCGTTTTGGACAAGATCGATATTCTGATTTCGCCGCTGGGTAAGGCGTTTGCGGCGAGTGGTGCGATAGTCGCGGGCTCACGGCCGGTAGTTGATTATCTCGTAAATGGTGCAAGGTCGTTCATATACAGCACAGCCTGCTCACCGGTCAACTGTGCAGCGATATTGGCCGCTCTTGAGGTCGTCAGGACAGAGCCGCAACGCAGGCAAAGTCTATGCGAGCTTGCTTCGTATGCTCGCAGCGAGCTGCAAAAAACTGGATTTGAGATCGGCCGGAGCGAAACGTACATTATTCCCGTCATCCTCGGTCGGGACGAAACGGCACTTAAAGCGGCAGCGAAGCTGTTGGAGGACGGTTATTTTGTTGTAGCTATCCGCCCGCCTACTGTGCCGCCCGGTTCTGCAAGGCTCAGGATATCGCTTCAGGCCGACCATACGAAGGCCCAGATTGACGGTCTGATCGAATCACTCGTCGCTTTCAGGACCGATAACCATCTCTGA
- a CDS encoding rhomboid family intramembrane serine protease yields MGIYDRDYTKNMYSGGGGGGGMRLAMPSLTPIVKWLLMINLGVFLAMFMIPPIANLFVRLFAVWASPWWESLLVWRYISYQFLHGGFLHVLFNMLGLYFFGTMLERTWGSKHFLRFYLTCGAVGGIVYPLMVFANVIQPGFLLGASGSVYGIIAAVAILYPRVRVYIYGIFPVPMWVLGLIILFASIASFQSGDNAGGQVAHLAGLATGAVWVYWKPLQNKARIKKQHGKWTEKIQQERRFQKDVDHILAKVHKHGIKSLSRKEKKILKQATDREQKQNMR; encoded by the coding sequence ATGGGTATCTACGACAGAGACTACACAAAAAACATGTACTCCGGCGGCGGAGGCGGGGGTGGTATGCGACTTGCCATGCCTTCATTAACCCCCATTGTAAAATGGCTCCTGATGATCAATCTGGGCGTTTTCCTTGCAATGTTCATGATTCCGCCGATCGCAAACTTGTTCGTACGGCTATTCGCAGTCTGGGCATCTCCCTGGTGGGAGTCACTGCTTGTTTGGCGATACATAAGTTATCAGTTCCTGCACGGCGGCTTTTTGCACGTGCTGTTCAACATGCTCGGTCTTTACTTCTTTGGAACCATGCTCGAACGCACCTGGGGATCTAAGCATTTCCTGCGTTTCTACCTGACCTGCGGCGCTGTGGGCGGCATTGTATATCCCCTCATGGTTTTCGCTAATGTAATACAGCCGGGATTCCTTCTAGGCGCCAGCGGCTCTGTCTACGGCATAATTGCCGCAGTAGCAATACTTTATCCCCGGGTCCGAGTCTACATCTACGGCATATTCCCGGTCCCGATGTGGGTCCTGGGCCTTATCATCCTTTTTGCGTCAATCGCCAGCTTCCAGAGCGGCGACAATGCCGGCGGACAGGTCGCACACCTTGCCGGCCTTGCTACCGGGGCAGTCTGGGTATACTGGAAACCGTTACAGAACAAGGCCAGAATTAAGAAGCAGCACGGCAAATGGACCGAAAAGATTCAGCAGGAACGCCGATTTCAAAAAGACGTGGACCACATACTCGCAAAGGTCCACAAACATGGCATCAAGAGCCTTAGCCGTAAGGAAAAGAAGATTTTGAAGCAGGCTACCGACAGAGAGCAAAAGCAGAATATGCGATAA
- a CDS encoding RNA polymerase sigma factor, translating into MDHSKVDAIIQGCKRGNKDDFSRLVDIYAGPCYGYFYRLTGDKSLSDDLLSELFVKLIDRIQSYNGGSFKSWLFTIASNLWRDHLRSQYRRKRLAEEKSLYVSEFGHGDTEKVELHDELQVALKQLDPDTAEIIVLRYYSEMSFKELSKARKEPIGTTLAKVHRGLKKLKQIMGEPNENEQRKSENLA; encoded by the coding sequence ATGGACCACAGCAAGGTTGACGCCATTATCCAGGGCTGTAAACGCGGAAACAAAGATGATTTTTCGCGTCTGGTCGATATTTACGCCGGTCCGTGCTATGGTTATTTTTACAGGCTCACAGGCGACAAAAGTTTGAGCGACGATCTGCTCAGTGAGCTGTTTGTAAAGTTGATAGATCGAATACAGAGCTATAATGGGGGCTCTTTTAAAAGTTGGCTGTTTACTATCGCAAGCAATCTCTGGCGGGACCATCTGAGATCGCAGTATCGGAGAAAACGCCTTGCCGAGGAGAAATCGCTCTATGTCAGCGAATTCGGGCATGGCGATACAGAAAAAGTCGAACTGCATGATGAGTTGCAGGTCGCACTGAAGCAGCTTGACCCGGATACCGCAGAGATCATTGTGCTGAGATACTATTCGGAAATGTCTTTTAAAGAGCTCAGCAAAGCACGTAAGGAGCCGATAGGAACAACTCTGGCGAAGGTGCACCGGGGCCTGAAAAAGCTCAAACAAATCATGGGTGAGCCAAATGAAAACGAACAACGAAAATCTGAAAACCTTGCTTAA
- a CDS encoding ASKHA domain-containing protein: MKHYTIKFVPSGKSVRIHAGATLLEAASHAGIILDTPCGGAGTCGKCEVMIGPERDKALACQHAVNSDMTVEVPKASRFYEKGILTDGIRNAIEIESPVLKIFAENGRAQYDLKSYLDQKIGGRNTLTTELLDQINSYVARTKNGITLVGRKCTEGDEKAHDWYTFEQGDTSNKLFGVAVDLGTTSIVATLFDMLTGETAGVAADANPQETYGADVVSRIEYASKPDGRNQLQKKVVDCFNSLIARLCDNADIEPEQIYEITVAGNTPMHHLLLGLPVEQLGQAPYRAHSTEPQEIRAAELGIKANSAAHLYAIQCISGFVGADTTAVALAVGMDKTSEMTLVIDIGTNGELILGSSDKMFAASCAAGPALEGAKISKGSRAVEGAIEAVVINEDDIDVDVISGTVPRSICGSGLIDALAVMTELGIIDSTGAMKSQDEIDQLPKKIAERITERDGQKCFILAWDDGQGEVYLNQKDIRETQLAKAAIRAGIEMLLKKAGIGIADVEQVLVAGAFGNYIRKESALGIGLLPPVDLHKVHFVGNAASSGAQMALISCSARKTASQTCEKIEYVELAMEMEFQMLFAEALMF, encoded by the coding sequence ATGAAGCACTACACGATAAAGTTCGTTCCCTCAGGTAAAAGCGTTAGAATTCACGCCGGTGCAACCCTGCTCGAAGCAGCCAGTCACGCCGGCATTATCCTCGATACGCCGTGCGGCGGGGCGGGCACATGCGGCAAATGTGAAGTTATGATAGGCCCAGAAAGAGACAAGGCCCTTGCCTGCCAACATGCTGTAAATTCGGATATGACAGTCGAGGTCCCCAAAGCATCCCGCTTTTATGAAAAGGGTATTCTCACCGACGGCATCAGGAATGCGATTGAAATCGAAAGTCCGGTCCTGAAGATCTTTGCGGAAAACGGTCGCGCTCAATATGATCTCAAGTCTTATCTGGACCAAAAAATAGGCGGGCGAAATACTCTTACGACCGAGTTGCTCGATCAGATAAACAGTTACGTTGCCCGCACCAAGAACGGGATAACTCTTGTGGGGCGTAAATGCACGGAAGGGGACGAAAAAGCACACGACTGGTACACTTTCGAACAGGGCGATACCTCGAATAAGCTTTTTGGCGTGGCTGTTGACCTTGGGACCACAAGCATAGTAGCCACACTTTTTGATATGCTTACCGGAGAGACTGCTGGTGTCGCGGCGGACGCGAACCCACAGGAAACTTACGGTGCAGATGTCGTTTCACGTATCGAGTATGCTTCAAAGCCGGACGGCCGGAACCAGCTCCAGAAGAAAGTGGTTGACTGCTTCAATTCCCTCATCGCCAGGCTGTGTGACAATGCCGACATTGAACCTGAGCAGATTTACGAGATAACCGTCGCTGGAAACACCCCGATGCACCATCTTCTGCTCGGTCTCCCAGTCGAACAGTTGGGCCAGGCGCCCTACAGGGCACATTCGACCGAACCGCAGGAAATACGCGCAGCGGAACTGGGCATAAAGGCAAATTCAGCCGCACACCTGTACGCAATCCAGTGCATCTCGGGCTTTGTCGGTGCTGATACGACCGCGGTGGCGCTTGCGGTGGGGATGGACAAAACCAGCGAAATGACCCTAGTGATCGACATAGGAACAAATGGCGAGCTGATCCTGGGCAGCTCCGACAAGATGTTTGCCGCTAGCTGTGCGGCCGGACCGGCCCTGGAAGGCGCGAAGATCAGCAAAGGAAGCCGCGCGGTTGAGGGAGCCATCGAAGCTGTCGTCATTAACGAAGACGATATCGATGTGGATGTCATCAGCGGAACGGTCCCGAGGTCCATATGCGGCAGCGGTCTCATTGACGCTTTGGCGGTCATGACTGAACTGGGGATCATCGATTCGACCGGGGCGATGAAGTCGCAGGATGAGATCGACCAGCTCCCCAAAAAAATTGCTGAGCGGATAACCGAACGAGACGGCCAGAAATGCTTCATACTTGCCTGGGATGACGGGCAGGGAGAAGTGTATCTAAATCAGAAGGACATCCGGGAAACCCAACTTGCCAAAGCAGCCATACGAGCGGGCATCGAGATGCTGCTCAAAAAAGCCGGCATTGGCATCGCGGATGTAGAGCAGGTACTTGTCGCCGGGGCCTTTGGCAACTACATACGCAAGGAAAGCGCCCTTGGTATTGGCCTGCTGCCCCCTGTGGATCTGCACAAGGTTCACTTCGTCGGCAACGCAGCAAGCTCCGGAGCACAGATGGCGCTGATATCATGCTCAGCCAGAAAAACTGCCAGCCAGACATGTGAAAAGATCGAGTACGTGGAGTTGGCAATGGAAATGGAGTTCCAGATGCTTTTCGCCGAAGCGCTGATGTTTTAA
- a CDS encoding calcium/sodium antiporter: MNLFLALLSLAGGIAVLIKGADVLVEGAVGIADKFGVSPLVVGLTIVAMGTSAPEVATSIAAALEGKGDAALGNVYGSNIANLALVGGVCSIIRPISVRLIMLRRELPVMILVALLLWPFLGLNSYLGRIESIALLILFASLITLTIRAERKAGKNRPDTVAAMASEVEEIKSHGVKSLRFYVIMVVIGLVALAVGARLSLLGAVFLGEKAGLSDFVIGCTILAIGTSLPELITSLVAAFKGHDDLSIGNLVGSNIFNTLLVVGCAGVISPFEVSERLAGTDYWIMIAVSIVFLLFAGVGRKISRKDGIVLASIYVGYMVYLLVFTRDV, encoded by the coding sequence ATGAACCTGTTTCTGGCTTTGCTGAGTTTGGCAGGCGGTATTGCTGTGCTGATCAAGGGGGCTGATGTGCTGGTTGAGGGCGCTGTCGGCATCGCGGATAAGTTCGGCGTCAGTCCGCTGGTCGTAGGCCTGACGATAGTTGCGATGGGTACATCTGCGCCGGAGGTCGCTACCAGCATTGCGGCCGCTTTGGAGGGCAAGGGCGACGCGGCGCTGGGTAATGTATATGGCTCGAACATAGCCAATCTTGCCCTGGTGGGCGGTGTGTGTTCTATCATAAGGCCTATTTCGGTTCGCCTTATTATGCTTCGGCGTGAGCTGCCGGTGATGATCCTGGTCGCCCTGCTGCTTTGGCCGTTTCTTGGGTTGAACTCGTATCTTGGACGTATCGAGAGCATCGCCCTGCTGATTCTTTTCGCAAGCCTTATAACATTAACTATCCGAGCGGAACGCAAGGCAGGTAAGAATCGGCCGGACACGGTGGCCGCGATGGCGTCGGAAGTCGAGGAGATCAAATCGCATGGCGTGAAGAGTTTGCGTTTTTATGTGATCATGGTCGTGATCGGATTGGTCGCTCTGGCTGTTGGTGCACGTCTTTCTTTATTGGGAGCCGTTTTTCTGGGAGAAAAAGCGGGCCTGAGCGATTTTGTGATCGGCTGTACGATACTTGCAATAGGTACGTCTTTGCCCGAGCTTATTACGAGTCTGGTTGCGGCTTTCAAGGGGCACGATGATCTGTCCATAGGCAACCTGGTGGGGTCCAATATATTCAATACACTGCTGGTGGTCGGATGCGCGGGTGTGATCAGCCCGTTCGAGGTCAGCGAACGGCTGGCTGGGACAGATTACTGGATCATGATCGCGGTTAGTATTGTTTTCCTGTTGTTTGCGGGTGTTGGGCGCAAGATCAGCCGTAAGGACGGCATTGTGCTGGCTTCGATCTACGTCGGCTATATGGTTTACCTGCTGGTCTTTACGCGGGATGTTTAG
- a CDS encoding ISL3 family transposase, whose translation MTGQHLIKKLGQWEGYRVGTVGPAKKGREFWVELIPENGFGTCDGCGQECSSVHETVQRWIRDLPVFDKTTHLLVHRRRLLCPRCGPKLERISWLDRYSRHTTRLVESVARLCDVMSIKHVAEYFSLSWSTVKDIHKRHLKKKLGPVDLSNVELLAMDEFAIQKGHRYATVIIDPTCKKVLWVGRGRSRASIRPFFEMLGDRCKDIKAVAMDMNASFEQEVKLHCPQAEIVYDLFHVVAKYGREVIDRVRVDQANRLRDDKPARRVIKGSRWLLLRNRENIEKPEDLVRLDELLAANESLMTTYVMKDDLKLLWNLSDRKTAESCWGQWLDRAMQSGIEPLMKFAKRLSKYAAGIIAHSRWPLHTSLLEGINNKIKTIKRQAYGYRDDEYFFLRIRAAFPGIP comes from the coding sequence TTGACTGGACAACATCTTATCAAAAAACTCGGCCAATGGGAAGGATATCGTGTTGGAACTGTTGGGCCTGCTAAGAAAGGCCGTGAATTCTGGGTCGAATTGATCCCGGAAAATGGATTCGGAACCTGTGACGGCTGCGGCCAGGAATGCAGCAGCGTTCACGAGACCGTCCAGCGTTGGATCCGCGATCTGCCGGTCTTCGACAAGACTACCCACCTGCTCGTTCACCGAAGGCGTCTGCTGTGCCCCAGATGCGGGCCGAAGCTTGAACGAATCTCCTGGCTGGACCGTTACAGCCGCCACACTACCCGGCTGGTCGAATCGGTCGCCAGGCTGTGTGATGTGATGAGCATAAAGCATGTGGCCGAGTATTTTTCGCTGTCCTGGTCGACCGTCAAGGACATCCACAAGCGGCATCTCAAGAAGAAGCTCGGCCCTGTCGACCTGTCAAATGTGGAGCTGCTGGCGATGGATGAATTCGCCATTCAAAAGGGCCACAGATATGCAACGGTTATCATCGATCCGACCTGCAAGAAAGTGCTCTGGGTGGGCCGAGGGCGTTCGAGAGCCTCTATCAGGCCATTCTTCGAAATGCTCGGCGACCGCTGCAAAGACATCAAAGCAGTAGCGATGGATATGAACGCCAGCTTCGAACAGGAAGTTAAACTGCATTGTCCGCAGGCTGAAATCGTCTACGACCTGTTCCATGTCGTAGCGAAGTATGGGCGTGAAGTGATCGATCGGGTCAGGGTCGATCAGGCCAATCGGCTGCGAGACGACAAGCCCGCCCGCAGGGTGATCAAGGGCTCGCGATGGCTGCTGCTTCGAAATCGTGAGAACATCGAAAAGCCTGAGGATCTGGTTCGCCTGGATGAGCTGCTGGCAGCCAACGAATCGCTGATGACGACCTATGTGATGAAGGACGATCTCAAGCTGCTGTGGAATCTGAGCGATCGCAAGACCGCCGAATCGTGCTGGGGTCAGTGGCTCGATCGAGCCATGCAAAGCGGGATTGAGCCGCTGATGAAGTTTGCCAAAAGGCTGAGCAAATACGCCGCCGGAATCATCGCACACAGCAGATGGCCGCTGCATACGTCACTGCTGGAGGGGATCAATAACAAGATCAAAACCATCAAGCGACAGGCATACGGCTATCGAGACGATGAATATTTCTTCCTGAGAATAAGAGCAGCATTCCCCGGTATTCCGTGA
- a CDS encoding integrase core domain-containing protein → MPERSLDLNAYAERFVRSVKSECLDHLILSSVEQLEYVLDEYSNYYHHERIHQSLGRVIEAKHQLDETAEIQCIERLGGLLKSYHRLAA, encoded by the coding sequence CTGCCCGAACGCAGTCTCGACCTGAACGCCTATGCGGAAAGATTCGTCAGGTCAGTAAAATCAGAATGCCTTGATCATCTGATTCTGTCGTCCGTCGAACAGCTCGAGTACGTGCTCGATGAGTACAGCAACTATTATCACCACGAACGCATTCACCAATCGCTGGGCAGGGTCATCGAAGCAAAGCACCAGCTTGACGAAACGGCCGAAATCCAGTGCATCGAACGCCTTGGCGGACTGCTGAAATCCTACCACCGCCTGGCTGCGTAG